Proteins encoded in a region of the Salminus brasiliensis chromosome 2, fSalBra1.hap2, whole genome shotgun sequence genome:
- the oscp1a gene encoding protein OSCP1a isoform X2 has translation MSLRTLPVLVINLGGEMLYILDQRLRAQSETDDKTQRGFWSDDDRKRVLNDIVRTMFSKAFMGELMKPQDLYSHRALRCVLTRLAHTSIMRLNPASMDRLYDLMTMAFKYQLLLCPRPRDLLLISCNHIDAVREMVKSSPCLVNQINDAQRQIIEMYSPLSDGELQFMRQTLLALFQDMHTRVSIFLKENIQNPDGRFVLSTSGPVPHGSDVPGLIRWFNSRGREVRRREFPSGGCYTSTVREGSFDIAGDRVTRLGTNMYCVTSEDTRTSDTSKNTCKTNQGSVNPNPLAKEELNLLAKLMGGMEVWNLANAEGGVRVNLFPSEQDEDEGGISAGADEQLFGVINIQATQDHQANTELTRIAAELAVQQEQPENPSNKGDDLLAMMDEL, from the exons ATGTCTCTGAGAACATTACCGGTGCTCGTTATTAACCTGGGCGGTGAAATGCTGTATATCCTCGACCAGCGTCTCCGAGCCCAGAGTGAGACAGACGATAAAACTCAGAGAG GCTTTTGGTCAGACGATGACAGAAAAAGAG TGCTGAATGATATAGTGCGCACCATGTTCAGCAAAGCATTTATGGGGGAGCTGATGAAGCCACAGGATCTGTACTCTCACCGAGCTTTGCGCTGCGTGCTAACGCGGCTAGCTCACACCTCCATCATGAGGCTCAACCCCGCCAGCATGGACCGA CTGTATGACCTGATGACCATGGCGTTTAAGTACCAGCTCCTGCTCTGCCCACGACCGCGGGATCTGCTACTCATCTCCTGTAACCACATTGACGCGGTCAGGGAAATGGTCAAGTCCAGCCCCTGCCTTGTCAACCAGATTAATGACGCACAGCGTCAAATCATAGAG ATGTATTCTCCCTTATCAGATGGTGAGTTGCAGTTCATGAGACAGACTCTCCTTGCTCTCTTTCAAGACATGCACACCAGG GTGTCAATCTTCCTGAAAGAGAACATTCAGAACCCAGACGGCCGATTCGTACTGTCTACTTCAGGGCCTGTTCCTCACGGTTCAGACGTCCCAGGATTAATCAG gtgGTTTAACAGCAGAGGCAGGGAGGTAAGGAGGCGTGAGTTTCCAAGCGGAGGATGTTACACCAGCACTGTGCGGGAGGGCTCGTTTGACATTGCAGGAGATCGAGTGACACGTCTTGGcacaaacat GTACTGTGTGACGAGTGAAGACACTCGTACCTCAGACACCTCCAAGAACACCTGTAAAACCAATCAG GGGAGTGTGAATCCCAATCCCCTGGCtaaggaggagctgaacctgcTGGCAAAGCTGATGGGCGGGATGGAGGTGTGGAATCTGGCAAATGCAGAAGGAGGAGTACGAGTGAACCTGTTCCCCTCAGAGCAGGACGAGGATGAGGG GGGCATCTCAGCTGGGGCAGATGAGCAGCTCTTTGGTGTCATAAATATTCAGGCAACACAG gaTCATCAGGCCAACACAGAGTTGACTCGCATTGCAGCTGAGTTAGCTGTGCAGCAGGAGCAGCCTGAAAACCCCAGCAACAAAGGCGATGACCTGCTGGCCATGATGGATGAactctga
- the oscp1a gene encoding protein OSCP1a isoform X1 has protein sequence MFSKAFMGELMKPQDLYSHRALRCVLTRLAHTSIMRLNPASMDRLYDLMTMAFKYQLLLCPRPRDLLLISCNHIDAVREMVKSSPCLVNQINDAQRQIIEMYSPLSDGELQFMRQTLLALFQDMHTRVSIFLKENIQNPDGRFVLSTSGPVPHGSDVPGLIRWFNSRGREVRRREFPSGGCYTSTVREGSFDIAGDRVTRLGTNMYCVTSEDTRTSDTSKNTCKTNQGSVNPNPLAKEELNLLAKLMGGMEVWNLANAEGGVRVNLFPSEQDEDEGGISAGADEQLFGVINIQATQDHQANTELTRIAAELAVQQEQPENPSNKGDDLLAMMDEL, from the exons ATGTTCAGCAAAGCATTTATGGGGGAGCTGATGAAGCCACAGGATCTGTACTCTCACCGAGCTTTGCGCTGCGTGCTAACGCGGCTAGCTCACACCTCCATCATGAGGCTCAACCCCGCCAGCATGGACCGA CTGTATGACCTGATGACCATGGCGTTTAAGTACCAGCTCCTGCTCTGCCCACGACCGCGGGATCTGCTACTCATCTCCTGTAACCACATTGACGCGGTCAGGGAAATGGTCAAGTCCAGCCCCTGCCTTGTCAACCAGATTAATGACGCACAGCGTCAAATCATAGAG ATGTATTCTCCCTTATCAGATGGTGAGTTGCAGTTCATGAGACAGACTCTCCTTGCTCTCTTTCAAGACATGCACACCAGG GTGTCAATCTTCCTGAAAGAGAACATTCAGAACCCAGACGGCCGATTCGTACTGTCTACTTCAGGGCCTGTTCCTCACGGTTCAGACGTCCCAGGATTAATCAG gtgGTTTAACAGCAGAGGCAGGGAGGTAAGGAGGCGTGAGTTTCCAAGCGGAGGATGTTACACCAGCACTGTGCGGGAGGGCTCGTTTGACATTGCAGGAGATCGAGTGACACGTCTTGGcacaaacat GTACTGTGTGACGAGTGAAGACACTCGTACCTCAGACACCTCCAAGAACACCTGTAAAACCAATCAG GGGAGTGTGAATCCCAATCCCCTGGCtaaggaggagctgaacctgcTGGCAAAGCTGATGGGCGGGATGGAGGTGTGGAATCTGGCAAATGCAGAAGGAGGAGTACGAGTGAACCTGTTCCCCTCAGAGCAGGACGAGGATGAGGG GGGCATCTCAGCTGGGGCAGATGAGCAGCTCTTTGGTGTCATAAATATTCAGGCAACACAG gaTCATCAGGCCAACACAGAGTTGACTCGCATTGCAGCTGAGTTAGCTGTGCAGCAGGAGCAGCCTGAAAACCCCAGCAACAAAGGCGATGACCTGCTGGCCATGATGGATGAactctga
- the lsm10 gene encoding U7 snRNA-associated Sm-like protein LSm10, whose product MASQSIRERTIAENSLVVLLQGLHGQVTTVDLRDESTARGRVINVDAFMNIRLEKVLYRDRRGRVCEMADLFITGRNVRYVHIPDHMDIAETIQTQLDKIHRVRHFAEKGGRKEFAKKKK is encoded by the coding sequence atggCTTCTCAATCCATCCGGGAGCGTACCATTGCGGAGAACAGCCTGGTGGTCCTGCTGCAGGGTCTCCATGGCCAGGTGACCACGGTGGACCTGCGGGACGAGAGCACGGCCCGCGGGCGTGTCATTAACGTGGATGCATTCATGAACATCCGCCTGGAGAAGGTCCTGTACAGAGACAGGCGGGGCCGGGTCTGCGAGATGGCCGACCTGTTCATCACGGGACGCAACGTCCGCTACGTCCACATCCCCGATCACATGGACATCGCTGAGACCATTCAGACTCAGCTGGACAAAATACACCGCGTTCGGCACTTCGCCGAGAAAGGAGGGAGGAAAGAGTTCGCcaagaagaagaaataa